The region GGCCGTTTCGGTGCTTGCCGACGATGATGTCCGCCTCGCCGGCGCGCGGTGACTCCTTCTCGTACGCGTCCTCGCGGTGCAGCAGGATCACCATGTCCGCGTCCTGCTCGATCGAGCCGGACTCACGCAGGTCGGAGACCATGGGCTTCTTGTCCGTCCGCTGCTCAGGACCACGGTTCAGCTGCGACAGCGCGATCACCGGCAGTTCCAGCTCCTTGGCCAGGAGCTTCAGGTTTCGCGACATGTCCGAGACCTCCTGCTGGCGGCTCTCGGACCGCTTGCCGCCGGACTGCATCAGCTGGAGGTAGTCGATGACCACGAGCTTCAGGTCCGCGCGCTGCTTGAGACGCCGGCACTTGGCACGGATCTCCATCATCGACAGGTTCGGGGAGTCGTCGATGTACAGGGGCGCGGCCGAGACGTCCGGCATACGTCGGGCGAGCCTGGTCCAGTCCTCGTCGGTCATCGTGCCGGAGCGCATGTGGTGAAGAGCCACGCGTGCCTCGGCGGACAGCAGACGCATGGCGATCTCGTTGCGGCCCATTTCGAGGGAGAAGATCACACTGGGCATGTTGTGCTTGATCGAGCAGGCACGGGCGAAGTCCAGTGCCAGCGTCGACTTACCCATGGCGGGGCGGGCCGCGATGATGATCATCTGGCCGGGGTGCAGACCGTTGGTGAGCTGATCGAGGTCGGTGAACCCGGTCGGCACACCGGTCATCTCCCCCGACCGTGAGCCGATCGCCTCGATCTCGTCGAGCGCGCCTTCCATGATGTCGCCGAGCGGCAGATAGTCCTCGGTGGTGCGCTGCTCGGTGACCGCGTAGATCTCGGCCTGGGCGCTGTTGACGATCTCGTCGACGTCCCCGTCCGCCGCGTATCCCATCTGGGTGATGCGGGTTCCGGCCTCGACCAGACGCCGCAGGACCGCGCGCTCGTGCACGATCTCCGCGTAGTACTCGGCGTTCGCCGCTGTCGGCACTGTCTGCACCAGCGCGTGCAGATAAGGAGCGCCGCCGACCTTGGTGATCTCGCCCCGTCTGGTGAGCTCGGCCGCGATCGTGATCGGGTCTGCAGGCTCGCCCTTCGCGTAGAGATCGAGGATGGCCCCGTAGATGATCTCGTGCGCGGGCCGGTAGAAGTCGTGGCCCTTGAGTACCTCGACGACGTCGGCGATCGCGTCCTTCGACAGAAGCATGCCGCCGAGTACCGACTGTTCGGCGTCGAGGTCCTGCGGCGGCACCCGCTCGAAGGACGTTCCCTCGCTTTCCCAGGCGCCGTTCTCACGACCGCGGTCGTGCTGTTCGTCACGCCCCCGGCCACCTTCGCGGCGTTGACGGGAGGGGGGCAGACGATCACTGGGACCGCTGTCGGCCCACGGATCGTCCAAGGGCTCGGAAATACTCACCGAGCCACCTCCTCCCATCCGCAGAGCGGACCTCGCCATGCCCT is a window of Streptomyces sp. B21-083 DNA encoding:
- the dnaB gene encoding replicative DNA helicase, translated to MSISEPLDDPWADSGPSDRLPPSRQRREGGRGRDEQHDRGRENGAWESEGTSFERVPPQDLDAEQSVLGGMLLSKDAIADVVEVLKGHDFYRPAHEIIYGAILDLYAKGEPADPITIAAELTRRGEITKVGGAPYLHALVQTVPTAANAEYYAEIVHERAVLRRLVEAGTRITQMGYAADGDVDEIVNSAQAEIYAVTEQRTTEDYLPLGDIMEGALDEIEAIGSRSGEMTGVPTGFTDLDQLTNGLHPGQMIIIAARPAMGKSTLALDFARACSIKHNMPSVIFSLEMGRNEIAMRLLSAEARVALHHMRSGTMTDEDWTRLARRMPDVSAAPLYIDDSPNLSMMEIRAKCRRLKQRADLKLVVIDYLQLMQSGGKRSESRQQEVSDMSRNLKLLAKELELPVIALSQLNRGPEQRTDKKPMVSDLRESGSIEQDADMVILLHREDAYEKESPRAGEADIIVGKHRNGPTATITVAFQGHYSRFVDMAQT